One genomic region from Bufo bufo chromosome 3, aBufBuf1.1, whole genome shotgun sequence encodes:
- the LOC120993808 gene encoding posterior protein-like: MEIVDKFVEKHASASFKICTNDALTHQFNDMIKQCDEQNANSKHRKSNKKTKKEKLANMLCMLMKMKEIAEQKELQWYSEKAQLRGELDRVEQGITVAIASAENDGCECEDLREEVDRLVQQNCDLEDEIEEYEERCRLRDLKIASLEEKEERNDDVVKVLKDRLHDVDNQLIHKQHCNMTLRSQESANNHCYRKWGEEQPICTADGPQSTPDHSSSLFTPLSDESRQRRDSLHIHGSNRIQSTTLSIQDKTNLCQILGKFDTSASPINLSNRLEAVVTQYNLNNRDACALFRVWLPSQLCEKLQPPVGTHKGLSAELNSNWGNASDRLKELQRVMGGRDIRGTNALENAKLRRGDDPIIFCSEYLTLFRATYNCPDMPPDDSSFLYSMANKCTFVDYPTKVALRNANSYQAFLNILKDWIQETCNDNKPQKRISEIVKNEGKVRFMGKCYKCGNTGHTMRECRSNRKGNNDRAFFPRKQQQRQGLDNAADGVSQPPEATLYGPLLKEIRRIGKAIAELPEEFKAPPPTNPYVKP; encoded by the exons ATGGAAATTGTCGATAAATTTGTTGAAAAACATGCATCTGCTAGTTTTAAGATTTGTACAAACGATGCTTTAACACATCAGTTTAATGATATGATAAAGCAATGTGATGAGCAGAATGCGAATAGCAAACATAGAAAGTCaaataagaaaacaaagaaaGAGAAATTGGCTAATATGTTGTGCATGCTAATGAAAATGAAAGAGATTGCAGAGCAAAAGGAATTGCAGTGGTACTCTGAAAAGGCTCAGTTAAGGGGTGAGCTGGATAGAGTTGAACAGGGAATCACTGTGGCTATTGCTAGCGCTGAAAATGATGGTTGTGAGTGTGAAGATCTCAGAGAGGAAGTGGATAGGCTGGTTCAACAGAATTGTGATTTGGAGGATGAaatagaggagtatgaggaaagaTGTAGACTTAGAGATCTGAAAATTGCATCTTTAGAAGAGAAAGAAGAAAGGAATGATGATGTTGTAAAAGTACTTAAAGATCGATTGCATGATGTTGATAATCAACTGATTCATAAACAACATTGCAATATGACCTTGAGATCACAGGAAAGTGCTAATAATCATTGTT ATCGTAAATGGGGGGAGGAGCAGCCTATTTGCACTGCAGATGGGCCACaatcaaccccagatcatagttcCTCTCTATTTACTCCTTTGTCAGATGAAAGCAGACAAAGAAGAGATAGTTTGCATATTCATGGTAGCAATCGTATCCAATCCACAACACTCTCTATACAGGATAAAACAAACCTATGCCAAATATTGGGGAAATTTGATACAAGTGCTTCACCCATTAATCTTTccaacaggctggaagctgtGGTTACGCAGTATAATCTGAACAATAGGGATGCATGTGCCTTATTTAGGGTATGGCTCCCATCTCAGCTGTGTGAGAAGTTACAGCCTCCTGTGGGCACTCACAAAGGATTATCTGCAGAACTCAACTCCAACTGGGGAAATGCAAGTGATAGGCTGAAAGAATTGCAGAGAGTAATGGGGGGAAGAGATATTAGAGGTACCAATGCCCTAGAGAATGCAAAATTAAGGAGAGGGGATGACCCAATCATTTTCTGTAGTGAGTATTTGACCCTATTTCGTGCTACATATAACTGTCCTGACATGCCTCCTGACGACAGCAGTTTTCTTTATTCAATGGCTAATAAATGCACATTTGTTGACTACCCAACAAAGGTTGCCTTAAGGAACGCAAATTCCTATCAAGCCTTTCTAAATATTTTAAAGGACTGGATTCAGGAGACTTGTAATGACAACAAACCTCAGAAGAGAATATCAGAGATAGTTAAGAATGAAGGCAAAGTAAGATTTATGGGGAAGTGCTACAAATGTGGAAATACAGGTCATACTATGAGAGAATGCAGAAGTAATAGGAAAGGCAACAATGACAGAGCTTTTTTCCCAAGAAAACAGCAGCAAAGGCAAGGATTAGATAATGCAGCAGATGGAGTATCTCAGCCTCCTGAAGCTACATTGTATGGTCCACTTTTGAAAGAAATCAGAAGGATAGGAAAAGCAATAGCGGAGTTGCCAGAGGAATTTAAGGCCCCACCACCAACAAATCCTTATGTAAAACCATAG